A stretch of Eleutherodactylus coqui strain aEleCoq1 chromosome 2, aEleCoq1.hap1, whole genome shotgun sequence DNA encodes these proteins:
- the YEATS4 gene encoding YEATS domain-containing protein 4, with protein sequence MFKRMAEFGPDSGGRVKGVTIVKPIVYGNVARYFGKKREEDGHTHQWTVYVKPYRNEDMSAYVKKIQFKLHESYGNPLRVVTKPPYEITETGWGEFEIIIKIFFIDPNERPVTLYHLLKLFQSDTNAMLGKKTVVSEFYDEMIFQDPTAMMQQLLTTSRQLTLGAYKHETEFTDLEAKTREKLDAAKKKTSFEISELKERLKASRETINCLKNEIKKLEEDDQSKEI encoded by the exons ATGTTCAAGAGGATGGCTGAATTCGGCCCGGACTCCGGAGGGAGAGTTAAG GGAGTTACAATTGTGAAACCTATAGTCTACGGAAATGTTGCACGTTACTTTGGTAAgaagagggaagaagatggaCACACGCACCAGTGGACGGTATACGTGAAGCCTTATCGCAATGAG GACATGTCTGCCTATGTGAAGAAAATTCAGTTTAAGTTGCATGAAAGCTATGGAAATCCTTTAAGAG tagTTACTAAGCCACCGTATGAAATTACTGAGACTGGATGGGGTGAATTTGAGATCatcataaaaatattttttattgatcCAAATGAAAGACCT GTCACTTTGTATCATTTGCTGAAGTTATTTCAGTCAGACACAAATGCAATGCTGGGAAAGAAGACTGTCGTTTCAGAGTTTTATGATGAAATG ATTTTTCAAGACCCTACAGCAATGATGCAACAGCTTCTAACTACATCCCGCCAATTGACCCTCGGAGCTTATAAACATGAAACAGAAT TCACAGACCTAGAAgctaaaacaagagaaaaattagATGCCGCCAAGAAGAAGACAAGTTTTGAAATCTCAGAGTTGAAGGAGAGATTAAAAGCCAGCCGGGAAACAATTAACTGTCTGAAAAATGAGATCAAGAAACTTGAAGAAGATGATCAGTCTAAAGAGATCTAG